The stretch of DNA tttttatgtatttgaGCTCAATATTACCTTTTTCAGAAGTCTTTCTTGTCTTTCCTTGCAAGATCCCTAGACTTTAAAATAGCTATTATTTTGGGTTCTTAGATCAGGAAAGTTTGATAAGCAATGCCACTAAGATTCTTTCCTATACACACAGCTCAGACATTTCTGAAGGTATTTAATTTCAGACCACAATAAATTATATCCCACAAGACTTAATCTCCACATTTTTCAGCTGTCTGCAGTCTAAAGATCTGATTTACAAAAGTTAACCATAACGTGATCATAATTTGGCTGGAGTCATCCTCCTTCAGTTCACATCATGAAGATGAGTTACCGCGTACCAATCAATTTTCACAGAGCTCTCACTTTATTTAAAGTTGCAGAAAAATTACTCATGGCTCAGCAAAATCCAGGAATAATTTAAGCCTAATAATCTGTGGGCAATTATGGTCTTTCTATCACAGGTGCATCTTCCACTTCTggtatttttcctcattttgaaACTGACTGTAGCACTTCCCTAGAGTGGATGTGCCTTAACAACCTCTAACCATGTCCAGTTGTTTCCCGCTGCAAAAAACCCTTTTCATGTAGCATCTCTTTCCACATTTTGTACCTGATGGGATTTTGACAGCTCACAGGGATACCATTTAACTAACTTCTCAAAATTTAGGCCAGACACTCTAAAGATAGTTTGAATAAACTCTTacatcagcagaaaaaaacccaaacactgaAGACATTTGTATTATGTCCATGGTCAATTACAGCCTTAGAACACAGGACTTCCTCTCctaaacatttctgttttagAGAATCTGCATCCTGCTCACACTGAAAGACAAGAATTATCCCTAATAGTGAAAAGAGAGCAGGagggatgtgtgtgtgcacgCAGACAGTCCTTTTCTGCAGAATCCAACATCACTCTGGAATGAATCATGGGGCGACATGGGCAGGGTCCATGTGTTGGCTAAAAACTGATGCTGTGTTTGAGGGGTGGACTTGAGCATGGACACTGTCACAGAGGTTTTCCATGGATGTGAAACAGGCAGTGTGATTAAGCTAAACAGTTAAAGCCTTTCTGTTATGAAGGATGATGGATAAGATGTCAATATGAGGGGGCCAGGCAGCTCGAGTGTATCAGTCCCCCAAATCTACCAAAGCAAGAGCCATGTGCTCACAGTGGATGTGAGCCATTCCACTGGATGGCTGGAAACACCCTTTCTACCACACCATTGTTGTAGGTCTTGAAAAGCAGCTCTTACGGGGGCACAGTACACCAGAAAtaattgagtcagacaatgggattCATTTCCAAAGCAACCTCATACACTCTTGGGCCAAAGAGCATGGCACTGAGTGGGAATATCACATTCCCTGTCATGCACCAGCCTCTGGAAGGATCAAATGATGCAATGGATGGTAAAAGACCACACTGACAGCAGTGGGTGGTGGGAACTTCACACCCTGGCGTGCATGTTTAGCAAAGGCCACCTAGTCAGTCAACACCTAGGGATCGCCCATCGGCCTGGTGTGACCCAGTCTGAACTCTTGCTCGTTGTACAATGAGATAAAGTTCCTGCAATGAACATTAAAAACATGCTGGGGAAAAGAGTCTGAGTTATCCCTACCACAGACAAAGGTAAACCCATCCTGGGATTGCTTTTGCTCAGGGACCTGCATGAAATTAATTACTGTGTAAGAGTGTGAATTATCACTCTATGATGGCCCTGTGCCCATCACCACATTGGCCACCTTGTGGTGcttgtctgtgctgtgctggatgtGGGGCTCTGACCCCAGCTCCCTTTTGATCACACATTAATGCAGACTGAACTTTGATGGAACCGTGAGCACAGCAATGATGGATTTAGAGCTGCTTTCCACATGCAACAGTCCAACACCACACACCTTCTTTCCTGCCTAAAAACTGGTTCTGACAGGTGGAGCCCAGGGTCATGCACTCAGTGACTCAATGAACTCATGAACTCAATGGACTTCCATAGGGATGATCCATAATTTAAGGGAAtgttgtctgtgtgtgtgtatgtaccaaaaaaagagaaagtgacGGGGTTTTGGGAACTGAGACTTGGCATTATAGAAATTATATGGAATAAGGGGTGCCTCCTATCCTGATTTCAGTTGCAAtccagttaattttcttcccagcagcTATATTTTGGATTTAGTGTTGAGAATAATGCTGGTAACACACAGGTGTTCTGCTTGTTCCCGAGCAGTGCTTATCTTAAACCCAGGACTTTTCAGTGACCTACACCCTACCAGTGAGGAGGTATGTggcaagctgccaggacaggtgacccaagCTGGcaaaagggatattccatatcATAGATTAGCATGTCCAGTATATAAATAGGGGGGAAATTGGCCAGGAGGGGCTGATCACTGCTGGGCATGGGCTGGGCATCAGTCAGCAGGTAGTGAATAATTATATTGCTCAtcacttgttttcattttttttcctcttcttaaaaaaagctgtgatgtaattatattttattataatcaCTTTCAATTGCATTATTGaattttatttagtttaaattattaaactgttcttaccTACAACCAcagtctttttctttcctgattaTCCTTCCTCACATCCCAGAGGGTGGGGAGTGAGGGAGGAGCTAGATGGTGCATAGTTGCCAGCTGGGATGAAACCACAACAGTtaggttgctcaaagtcccatccagcctgggcttgaacacttccaggaatggggcattcACAGCTTGTCTGTACAATCTGTGCCTCCACTACCCTCAtggtgaagaatttcttcctaatacagAATAGCACAGAACTAAGACAGTTGCTTCACTATCATAAATATATGGCTTACTAAGGCAACCAGATTTCAAAAGGTGTGTatttcttttgggaaaaaataattctcccACCCACCCTATTGGCTTATGTTCTTCCACTTTTAATGCGAGTGCTAAAGTCAGACTTGGAGGTAATGTGTGAAAAGAGATTTATTGTTACAAAGATGCAAAGCAGTTACATGCATTTCAGTTCTAAGAAAAGCAGGCAGTTCTACTCAGCTTCACCCCTTAATTTCTTGCTTCATTTCCAAGTTGCTGCACGGTGTCCATCTGCACTTGTTTTAAGTACAACTATGCAAAGCAACAGGGACTCCAGATaccaatttatttctttttcttccctttaccTTTCTTGCCTCCCTCTCCTTGCTGAAGGCTTTGATCGCTACCTCCCATCTTCTGAGTTCTTGTTTTCAGTTTGGGAATGGTTTCTGCAGCATACAGCATCACTGATTTACCTAAAATACAGGGAGGGGTCAATGCACGCCTGCTATGTTACCAACGGATATAAAGCCTAGGAGATCTGCTTCCTCCCCCAGTACAGAAAGCAGCTTGTGTAAAATTcttgggggaaagaaaaaagtggagGACTGATAATGTCACAGCAGACTGGAAAAGCCACATAACCTGACAATCTCCAAAGAATCTACATGCTTCCTGCTACTCTTTCCCTCTACCTCCTACTGGCCCAGAACATTGGAGACAGAATGATCAGACAAAAGCTACATGCATTTTCAGAAAGGCATTGCTGCGTTCCAACAGGACTCTGGTTTTAAATCATCTCCCTCTGTCAGCACGCTTATGCTACTGTACACCCAACATTCTTCTGGCTCTTTCCTTAAGATATATACTGTTTCTCTTTTATACAGGGATTCATCTTCAGATAAAATGCAAAAGATTAAACTGTCATTCAAGATTAATAATTCCTATTAGTTAAGGGCAGCCACTTCATTGTTAATTTATGAAAATGGCCAATGGAAAACTCATTTGAACTCAGTATTGTGTTTTATCAATTTAGCATCCACTCTGATGCCCAGATGATGTATGTACCCtaaaaaaaatagtgaattTAGCCATTTACGcattaaactgttttaaatgTCAACAAAGCAGTAAGCTGAAACTAAACAGATGCATTGTTCAACACAGCAATCACACAACATTGCCTTCAAACCCCTCCAATGACActtctgcagaagcagcagaatcAAAGGCAACAGCATTTTACAAACTTTACTCAATGCTCACAACTTAATTTTGTTGACTTATACAGACAACAAGATTTAAAGTTAAATTGCAGGATTTATAATAGTTAAAACTCATTAAACAGGCTGTTAACATAAAATAAACCAAGCCTTTCTGGTTTATTAACAGGTGAAATACCAAAACCCAGGCAACTCTACTCACGTGTTGGAAACTGAGGCAAACACGGGTTGCCATCATCTTGTTTGAGCTGGATTCTTACTCTACCTCTGTACTGCACATCTCTGTTCCACTCTCTGGGATACATCTTGTTTTTCTGTCATACAAAAGGAGAAATGTATTATAATGTGCATTGGAAGACACAAATGTTTCAGAGGCACCGCTGAAAACAACTGAGCAATTTTGTAAGCAAGCTGTTACAGGGACCATTTTACATCCCCAGTGGGTTGGACCACAGGGgcccaggtttctgttttatCTCCACTGCTACAAACCCTTCTGGACACCTAGGGATAGCAACTGATAGGTCACAGTCACTGCTTTTGGCTAATTACAGCCTTCATTCTTGATGAAACATCACAGGTTTCTCAGTACAGATGGTGTGCACTGTTCAGAtacttctgaaaaacaaagtgaTTTTTGAGACCAGGTTTTTGGGTACTTCTGGATGAGAACCTATATTATTCTTAGTAAAAACAACACCATtctaaattaataattaattctgAATTAATAATTACTTCAGCTAATAACTTGTGAAGTTACCTCTCTGGACATCCAGACTCATTCCCTGAGGAAAAAGTAACCAATAAACTAAAAAGCAAGCATATACTGCAATAAAAAGCTAACATTCTCTGGCTGAAACCTAACTCCAAAGGACGATGAAGATTTCAATTATCAGAGTCCTATTCCTATACAAGACTCATTGCAAAGGTCATTACCTTCCATTAAAAACattcctttttaaaagcttAATTTGCAGAGTTGCAGCTTGCAAAAACAGTTTTTATTCTGAAACACTTTTAAGCATCCAGGAAAGCCATCTAAGAAGGATGGTAAAACAGATGTAATGGTTTTATAAGCTTTAAAAGTCACACTGTTTGAGACATCTGAGGTATTCCTGACTTGCATCAGTTTTCCAACATTTACTTTATGATTATGGGCAGTTATCATATAAAGCAAGCAAAGCTAATAAAAAACCTTCTGAACAACATGTTATAAAGAAAGATATAATGAAAGAAGAGACACATaacaaatttgggtttttttgtatgtggggactttttttttaattacctcTAATAACACGTTGAATCCTACTGCTGCACATACATCCTGGATTTCTGTAGATGTGGGATTTTCAACAGCCTGTTGAAACAACGTGTTAAAATTAATTAGCTTCAACTACGAACTGCCTATATAAAAATACTTACCAGTTTCCCACCCTACACTCAGTAACTAGGAAAAGCTGATAGGGAAAGAGAAGATACAAATCTAGTGTAGAAGTCAtctgtcagtgctgctgtggtttaggaaacattaaaataaattaaaaaaaggaaaaaaaaaaggaaaaaaaaaagagctaagACATCAGAAAACAGATGAGAGAATTCAGTAGGATAGGGAAGCAAGTTAAAGAATTGCTTAGAAAAAGTAATTGAAATGAATTAACAGTTATTGTATGTACAGAGATACTAAAAGCTGTGAATCAGCAACAGCAAACTTACAACAAGGactgagggaggaaaaaaaccacaaaatttttATCCACAGGGCAGCAGATTCTTCCCATAGGTAGAACAGATCCCATTCTTTGACTGGCAACTTGCATACTcaagaaagatttaaaaaaacccccaaaccttaAGCAGTAAGGAAAGCCTTTTACATTCCCAGAACTGCTTgctaaaattattataaatgaGTGAGATGACGCAAAACTATTTCTGGACAGATTCAAAGCAGCAATAACTACCATGCCTGTGTGTGACATACACAGGACACAGAGTATGGGCTCATACAGTCACCAGAACCCAGTCATTAGCTAGCTACTCTTTTCAGTGTTGCTTTCAAATTCTGCAAACTACCTGTGCAGGCAACTGAGTGCATTCAGTTCCTCATTACTTCACCTGCTTGCTCAAGGTGCTATTTACATGAAAGCAAACACTTCAGCCCAGGGCTCTCCTACTAAATTCACATGCTGGCACTAGCTTAACTTCAAATGCACTGTAGTTTCCACACCACTGCAGAATGGAAAGACCAGAGAGATGTATTTTCCAGCACTCTACACACTGCTACACAGTGAAACAAAATGCCCTATTTCCCTACCACCAATGAAATTACCTTGTCTATAGGTatccttcttccttctgctATTGTCTTCTTGTTATTCAAATAAGCTGGATAAATGCAGATGAATCTAAGAAGGCAAAAGAGTGAGTTTAAGCAAGCTTCATCTTAACTCCGATACTTGACCTCCTTATTGCTTATGCAGTAATTTCCtagtaaaacagaaaataaatgttacgGATACAACACAGAAGTTCCCACAGCAGCTTAGAACAATCATTGATTTTCCCTAGACTGCTTGGTAAATATGtaaaaaacacagtaaaaatgcTATAGATAGAGTTATTGTGGACATTAAATGACACTGTTGTTTGGGGCATTATGTGTACAAGGTATAGCACTACCcattctgagagaaaaaaaaaaaaaaaaagaggctgaaACAGAACCTTTTGGCCTATTTCTTACAACTTTGAAACCTGGAACACACTTATTTCCATGAAAAGAATTAACATGTCCTGAAAACGTTTTACTATACTATTACCTaagttctgtgattttatttatttatttttcaattctcACACACATCAACCCAGATTTGGGTACAATTATCAAAGCTATTGAAAAACTGCATTTAGAAACTTGCTTAAGATTTTTCAATAGATTTACACCTGTCAACTACATACACAGGATTAGCGTGAAAGAACCTCAATTATACTAattagataattaaaaaaaacaactagcAGAGGAGATGTGGAAGAAGGCCCGTATTGATTTGAATAAGGATCTATGAGAGCataagaaaataaggaaaattaataaaacatatGGTGCAGATTCCAATTAGCTGAATGACAAGAGAATGACAAGGATCACGTTTCTTGCTGCCTCTAAAGACCAGCCCAAATCACCTCAACTCCTcctgttttctccttctcttgtCCAGTGGTTTTCCCCACTCTTTGCTACTGCCGTCTTTGAGCCGGCTAGGTCTGTGTTCTTTCCGAGAATTCCAATCTCCTCACTGGCTTCCCAGCCACACAAGTGCCACCACCACCTCTTGTCCCACACGGAGTTAATTTCAACCACGATCATCCCTCGCTCCACAGGGATTTAAACCACCACCCCTTGCTCCGCTCGCGTTTTCTTTCTCGCGAGCCCTGAATGACGCCTAAACAAACGAACCCCCGAAAAAGCCGAGCCCACACAAGCCGTGCCCACGGTACCTCTCCTTGTCCGCCGGGGACGCGGCGCCAGCGGCAGCGGCCATGACAGCAAcaccgccccgccccgcggtgGCAGCGAGGGCCCGCCCCAATGGCCCGCTGTAAGAGTCCATTGGTCAGTAGGGCTATCTGTCAAGCGCCGCAGCCTGTGAGAACGCGGTACGTCGGCGCCGGGGGCGCGCGCAGGGCTTCCGCCAGGCTGAGGGAGTGGAGGCGGGGATGGCGGAGGGGAGGGTGCGAGAGCTCCGAGGGTGCGCGGAAGCGCCTTGACACACACCCGAACAATGGGTAGAGGAGCCCAGAGCGCTCGGAGTGTGTTCGGAGGACGCCAAAGCGCCGTGTGGTGCCCTTCACTCAGAGCTCTAGCGGTGTTTTAATCAAAGACCTATCTGAGAAGTGGCGGAAAACGTTTATTTGGTAACACCACAGCTTCCTGTACGATTACATGGAAAAATATGGGCTGAAGCTTAAGGAAAGAGCTACGGGGTCAGTAGTGGGTCCAGTTCTGTGTCAGGCTTTCATTAAGGCTATGGATGCGGGGCAGATGAGGGAGCACCTGAGCGATGGTGACCCTTGCTGGTGGCACCGAGCTGTGACTGGGCTGATGCACCAGAGGCGGTGCTGCCGGCCTGAGGGACCCCGACAGGCCGGAGAAAGGGGCTGGCGGGAACCTCAAGCAGTTCAGCATGGGAAGAACCAAGTCCCGCAGCAGGGAACAATCCCAGGCACCAGTATGGGCTGGGAATGCCCAGCTGGGAAGCAGTTCACCAGGAAAGCCCCTGGGGCTCCCGGTGGACCCTGATGCGGACATAAGACAGCAATGTATCCCTCTGGCAAGGCCAGTGGTGTCTGGGTTGTACCAGCAGAAGTGttgccagcagggcaggggaggtaATCCTGCCCCTCAGCACTGGGGAAGCCAGACCAGGAGtgccaggctccccaggacaaggcagACACAGTCACAGTGGAGAAAGTCCAGTGAATGGTCACCAAGGTCACAAGGGGACTGGAGCAgctcatcctggagaagagaaggctatGGGGATCTCACCAATGTACACAAACACCTGCAGGGGAGTTGCAAGGAGGATGGATCCAGGGTTTTTCCAGGCGTGCCCAGTAACAGCACCAGAGACAATGGGCACACTCTGAAACACGGGAGGTTccctctgaacatcaggaaactcCTTTTCCCTTTGAGAGTGACcgagcactggcacaggttgcccagacaGGTGGCAGtatctccatccttggagatgcTGAAAAGCTGTATGGGAGTGATCCTGGACTACCAGCTCCTGGTCaccctgctggagcagtggTTGAACCAGGTAACACCCAGAGGTCCCTGCCAGCCTCAACCATTCAGTCACCCTGTGAACTTCACAGGTTATATTTTGTGCACTGTTACACTCTTCATACAGCAGCAAGTACCAGGACAAAGAACTGAAGGTATCTATTCAGTATTTATCTGTGAtggtgtcttttttttattaatgttaataatgttaatttatttttttttttctgctccagcAACACATACAGCTGGCAACAAAATATTGAAGAGGGGATGCTAAGACCCAGTGCACACAGTA from Poecile atricapillus isolate bPoeAtr1 chromosome Z, bPoeAtr1.hap1, whole genome shotgun sequence encodes:
- the SRP19 gene encoding signal recognition particle 19 kDa protein, translated to MAAAAGAASPADKERFICIYPAYLNNKKTIAEGRRIPIDKAVENPTSTEIQDVCAAVGFNVLLEKNKMYPREWNRDVQYRGRVRIQLKQDDGNPCLPQFPTRKSVMLYAAETIPKLKTRTQKMGGSDQSLQQGEGGKKGKGKKKK